A single Drosophila ananassae strain 14024-0371.13 chromosome 3L, ASM1763931v2, whole genome shotgun sequence DNA region contains:
- the LOC6495393 gene encoding GATA zinc finger domain-containing protein 10: MMDEQLIDEVAQHGVIYNRQKYYLNNGANGGKYETKDEAWQLIAMKLRTDVDTCKKRWKYLRERYVSQRKQGDPPVYEHLSRPYLEKMKFLDQHIQPRKSYRHVPNFLTSPQSANSSSYSEYQVDKSNGSIKNMGQFGNSGQSHHYHQPDQQHAMNALSTAASSALENVNGQVKIEADQVFREFAAAVASQQLQQISQSQMQQQAAAVAAVMADSSQGYQEQYKDGSMGISGAQNSAGSLTSTSSSMKSPLSSPLQVIGAGNHHSQQQQQQQQQPQQQSPASGQQLPVVHSSSSAAGSSISTSSNLQMQQSHAYNPKASDDLDSSTSSNFHMKKPRVQLNSNGHNPMTSNGGSGSHFGNDSDDDSDDNSHDLMEPQGMMAHENHYGNSLGMQRSGGNGNPNSNNSGSANNSGSNHQQQQQQQQQQQQQHQNMFPSNTDFLFQLYQQFPHQASGSHPSNFGKFQTPPSHPGMQRLSEHLLGELVTTELLKMNKERKKSAQKRILEILFFDD; the protein is encoded by the exons ATGATGGACGAGCAACTAATTGACGAGGTGGCCCAGCACGGGGTCATCTACAACCGGCAGAAATACTATCTGAACAACGGGGCCAATGGAGGAAAGTACGAGACGAAGGACGAGGCTTGGCAGCTGATTGCTATGAAGCTGCGGACGGACG TGGACACGTGCAAGAAGCGGTGGAAGTACCTGCGAGAGCGCTACGTGTCGCAGCGAAAGCAGGGCGATCCGCCCGTCTACGAGCATCTATCACGCCCGTACCTGGAGAAGATGAAGTTCCTAGACCAGCACATACAACCCCGCAAGTCCTATCGCCACGTGCCGAACTTCCTAACATCCCCGCAGTCAGCGAATAGCTCTAGTTACAGCGAGTACCAGGTGGACAAGTCAAATGGCTCCATAAAGAATATGGGCCAGTTCGGGAACTCGGGCCAAAGTCACCACTACCATCAACCGGACCAGCAACATGCCATGAATGCGCTGAGTACAGCGGCCAGCTCGGCGCTGGAAAACGTCAACGGGCAAGTGAAGATCGAAGCGGACCAAGTCTTCAGAGAATTTGCGGCGGCCGTGGCATCACAGCAGCTTCAGCAAATCTCACAGTCACAAATGCAGCAACAGGCTGCAGCCGTGGCTGCTGTTATGGCGGACTCGTCGCAGGGCTACCAAGAGCAGTACAAGGATGGGTCCATGGGCATTTCGGGGGCCCAAAACAGTGCCGGAAGCCTTACATCCACCTCGTCGTCGATGAAATCCCCTCTGTCGTCGCCGTTGCAAGTGATTGGTGCTGGCAACCATCAttcacagcagcagcaacaacagcaacagcagccacagCAACAGTCACCGGCATCTGGACAACAGCTGCCAGTGGTACATTCCTCTTCCAGTGCCGCCGGCAGTTCCATTAGCACTAGTTCCAACCTACAAATGCAGCAGTCACATGCCTACAACCCCAAGGCTAGCGATGATTTGGATTCGTCAACATCCAGCAATTTCCACATGAAGAAACCCCGTGTGCAGTTAAATAGCAATGGCCACAATCCGATGACCAGCAATGGGGGAAGTGGCTCCCACTTTGGCAACGATTCGGATGACGATTCCGACGACAACAGCCATGATCTGATGGAGCCGCAGGGTATGATGGCCCATGAGAATCACTATGGCAACTCGTTAGGCATGCAGCGCTCTGGTGGAAATGGAAATccaaacagcaacaacagcgggAGTGCCAATAACAGCGGCAGCAATcaccaacaacagcagcagcaacaacagcagcagcagcaacagcaccagaACATGTTTCCCTCGAACACGGACTTCCTCTTCCAGTTGTATCAGCAGTTTCCCCACCAGGCCAGTGGCTCGCATCCATCGAACTTCGGCAAATTCCAGACGCCGCCCAGTCATCCGGGAATGCAGCGATTATCGGAGCACTTATTGGGCGAACTCGTTACCACCGAGTTGCTCAAGATGAACaaggagcgcaagaaaagtgCACAAAAGCGAATCCTAGAGATACTCTTCTTTGATGATTAA
- the LOC26513944 gene encoding uncharacterized protein LOC26513944 — MEYLRLCLVIIALFGLLSAQAALGDMPTFSGLCQLQGDWCTTNCQIAGGRDGLCNKVGICVCRPL; from the exons ATGGAATATCTGCGCCTCTGTCTGGTTATAATTGCGCTATTCGGTTTACTCAGTGCCCAAGCCG CTTTAGGTGATATGCCCACATTCTCTGGCCTGTGCCAGTTGCAAGGGGACTGGTGCACCACCAACTGCCAAATAGCCGGTGGCCGGGACGGACTGTGCAACAAAGTGGGTATCTGCGTCTGCAGACCCTTGTAG
- the LOC6495392 gene encoding CWF19-like protein 1 homolog isoform X1, giving the protein MDAGTKILVVGDVRGRFKQLFQRVEQVNKKAGPFEILCCVGDFFGDDKQNEELIAYKNGFKHITVPTYILGPNKKEHAKYYESLTDGEICTNLTYLGRRGVYTLSSGVKIAYLSGLEASGATDSEHEFTKADAIAVRNSCLVSKNCSTEYRGVDVLLTSQWPYGMQEKENASASKLVSFLCREIKPRYHFCAINGTHYECAPFRMPKDETTQFELCTRFISLADVGNAAKAKYIYALSLKPVDKSRLLDLVQKTTDEIPCPFIGLDLGGAIGKNESSESRQYFYDMDSGNRKRQHGDQNRRDKRPKIPQIDQEKCWFCLSSPDVEKHLIITIGEHFYLALAKGPINKYHVMILSTKHVPCAAQLSSEDWEELDKFKTALKKFFKSLGQVVCFTERHYKSVHLQINALAFEEGYAWKIKHSFEDKAEEFNLEFETLPALDSPKMLPEMGPYFLAELPDDTTLITRQMKHFPIHFARDVFCSENLLNCDEKVNWKECLLERDEEVSYVEEFRKAFAPFDFTDD; this is encoded by the exons ATGGACGCGGGAACCAAAAT CTTAGTGGTAGGCGATGTGCGAGGACGTTTCAAGCAGCTTTTCCAACGCGTGGAGCAGGTCAACAAAAAGGCGGGACCGTTCGAGATCCTCTGCTGTGTCGGCGATTTCTTTGGCGACGACAAGCAGAACGAGGAACTGATAGCCTACAAAAATGGTTTCAAACACA TTACCGTACCCACCTATATTCTTGGCCCCAATAAGAAGGAGCACGCCAAATATTACGAAAGTCTGACGGATGGCGAAATCTGCACCAATCTCACATATCTTGGGAGGAGAGGTGTTTACACGCTCAGCAGTGGGGTGAAAATTGCTTATTTAAGCGGTTTGGAAGCCTCAGGAGCTACAGATTCCGAGCATGAGTTTACCAAGGCAGATGCGATCGCGGTCAGGAACTCCTGCCTGGTCTCGAAGAATTGCTCGACGGAATATCGAGGTGTGGATGTCCTTTTGACCTCACAATGGCCGTATGGAATGCaggaaaaagaaaat GCATCCGCTTCCAAGTTAGTATCTTTTCTTTGCCGGGAAATAAAGCCGCGCTACCACTTTTGTGCCATCAATGGCACCCATTATGAGTGCGCACCTTTCCGTATGCCCAAGGATGAGACCACTCAATTCGAGCTGTGTACTCGCTTCATTTCCCTGGCTGATGTGGGCAATGCCGCAAAGGCAAAGTATATTTATGCGCTCAGCCTGAAACCCGTAGACAAGTCACGGTTACTAGATCTAGTCCAGAAGACAACTGACGAAATTCCTTGTCCTTTCATTGGCTTGGACTTGGGTGGCGCCATAGGCAAAAATGAATCA TCTGAAAGTCGGCAGTACTTCTACGACATGGATTCTGGCAATCGAAAGCGGCAACATGGTGATCAGAACAGAAGAGATAAGCGACCGAAAATACCTCAGATTGATCAGG AGAAATGCTGGTTCTGTCTCTCCTCGCCAGATGTGGAAAAACATCTTATTATTACGATAGGCGAACACTTCTATTTGGCTTTGGCAAAAGGACCCATAAACAAGTACCATGTGATGATATTGTCCACAAAACATGTGCCCTGCGCCGCACAGCTCAGCTCAGAGGATTGGGAAGAACTTGACAAATTTAAGACAGCCcttaaaaagtttttcaaaagtCTGGGACAAGTTGTGTGCTTCACAGAGCGGCACTACAAGTCGGTTCATCTGCAAATCAATGCTTTGGCTTTCGAAGAAGGATACGCGTGGAAAATCAAGCATAGCTTCGAG GACAAAGCTGAGGAATTTAATTTGGAATTTGAAACTTTACCTGCTCTGGATTCTCCGAAAATGCTCCCCGAAATGGGGCCATACTTTCTGGCTGAATTGCCCGACGATACTACGCTTATTACACGACAGATGAAACATTTTCCTATTCATTTTGCCAG AGACGTTTTCTGTTCGGAGAATCTACTGAATTGCGACGAGAAAGTTAATTGGAAGGAATGCCTTCTAGAGAGAGACGAGGAAGTATCATACGTGGAAGAATTCCGAAAGGCCTTTGCACCTTTCGACTTTACAGACGACTAA
- the LOC6495264 gene encoding uncharacterized protein LOC6495264 isoform X2 has product MSSSGFDDALGIVEQLKKSVETIVAKTGPSSKFSQDLVKRIGEMQSKLESLADTDKHQFLTEMKDKFQHTIGRIEERIAQHAHIAQTYSSSILTAVIFLLVSVFALFGYKLYKSLTEKELKKQEKLKSKQAKKAKKSN; this is encoded by the exons ATGAGCTCGTCGGGGTTCGATGACGCGCTCGGCATCGTGGAGCAGCTGAAAAAGTCCGTGGAGACGATCGTGGCCAAGACCGGGCCCAGCAGCAAATTCTCGCAGGATCTGGTCAAGCGGATCGGCGAAATGCAGAGCAAGCTGGAGTCTCTGGCGGACACGGATAAGCACCAGTTTCTGACGGAGATGAAGGACAAATTCCAGCACACCATCGGCAGGATCGAGGAGCGGATAGCGCAGCACGCGCACATCGCACAGACCTACTCCAGTTCGATTCTTACGGCCGTGATATTTCTCCTAGTCTCAGTCTTCG CACTCTTCGGCTACAAACTGTACAAGTCCCTGACGGAGAAGGAGCTGAAGAAGCAGGAGAAGCTCAAGAGCAAGCAGGCCAAGAAGGCGAAGAAGTCCAACTAA
- the LOC6495264 gene encoding uncharacterized protein LOC6495264 isoform X1, translating to MAEDPINQQAFAEDVAAAAAAGGADGFAGASPGPEPGHPDFKMPSPEDIWKMVQDMEGISDAEREELRESIFNPKPPSPEDFMRQYGHPGHSSREYLVFFVMLALILLVFALFGYKLYKSLTEKELKKQEKLKSKQAKKAKKSN from the exons ATGGCTGAGGATCCGATTAACCAGCAGGCCTTTGCTGAGGACGTGGCAGCTGCGGCTGCTGCCGGTGGAGCTGATGGATTCGCGGGAGCAAGTCCCGGTCCGGAGCCGGGCCACCCGGACTTCAAGATGCCCAGCCCCGAGGATATTTGGAAGATGGTCCAGGATATGGAGGGGATATCCGACGCGGAACGTGAAGAACTGCGCGAGAGCATCTTTAATCcaaagccgccatcgccggaGGACTTCATGCGGCAGTACGGACACCCCGGCCACAGTTCCCGGGAGTATTTGGTGTTCTTTGTGATGCTGGCCCTCATTCTGCTCGTCTTTG CACTCTTCGGCTACAAACTGTACAAGTCCCTGACGGAGAAGGAGCTGAAGAAGCAGGAGAAGCTCAAGAGCAAGCAGGCCAAGAAGGCGAAGAAGTCCAACTAA
- the LOC6495392 gene encoding CWF19-like protein 1 homolog isoform X2 — MQEKENASASKLVSFLCREIKPRYHFCAINGTHYECAPFRMPKDETTQFELCTRFISLADVGNAAKAKYIYALSLKPVDKSRLLDLVQKTTDEIPCPFIGLDLGGAIGKNESSESRQYFYDMDSGNRKRQHGDQNRRDKRPKIPQIDQEKCWFCLSSPDVEKHLIITIGEHFYLALAKGPINKYHVMILSTKHVPCAAQLSSEDWEELDKFKTALKKFFKSLGQVVCFTERHYKSVHLQINALAFEEGYAWKIKHSFEDKAEEFNLEFETLPALDSPKMLPEMGPYFLAELPDDTTLITRQMKHFPIHFARDVFCSENLLNCDEKVNWKECLLERDEEVSYVEEFRKAFAPFDFTDD; from the exons ATGCaggaaaaagaaaat GCATCCGCTTCCAAGTTAGTATCTTTTCTTTGCCGGGAAATAAAGCCGCGCTACCACTTTTGTGCCATCAATGGCACCCATTATGAGTGCGCACCTTTCCGTATGCCCAAGGATGAGACCACTCAATTCGAGCTGTGTACTCGCTTCATTTCCCTGGCTGATGTGGGCAATGCCGCAAAGGCAAAGTATATTTATGCGCTCAGCCTGAAACCCGTAGACAAGTCACGGTTACTAGATCTAGTCCAGAAGACAACTGACGAAATTCCTTGTCCTTTCATTGGCTTGGACTTGGGTGGCGCCATAGGCAAAAATGAATCA TCTGAAAGTCGGCAGTACTTCTACGACATGGATTCTGGCAATCGAAAGCGGCAACATGGTGATCAGAACAGAAGAGATAAGCGACCGAAAATACCTCAGATTGATCAGG AGAAATGCTGGTTCTGTCTCTCCTCGCCAGATGTGGAAAAACATCTTATTATTACGATAGGCGAACACTTCTATTTGGCTTTGGCAAAAGGACCCATAAACAAGTACCATGTGATGATATTGTCCACAAAACATGTGCCCTGCGCCGCACAGCTCAGCTCAGAGGATTGGGAAGAACTTGACAAATTTAAGACAGCCcttaaaaagtttttcaaaagtCTGGGACAAGTTGTGTGCTTCACAGAGCGGCACTACAAGTCGGTTCATCTGCAAATCAATGCTTTGGCTTTCGAAGAAGGATACGCGTGGAAAATCAAGCATAGCTTCGAG GACAAAGCTGAGGAATTTAATTTGGAATTTGAAACTTTACCTGCTCTGGATTCTCCGAAAATGCTCCCCGAAATGGGGCCATACTTTCTGGCTGAATTGCCCGACGATACTACGCTTATTACACGACAGATGAAACATTTTCCTATTCATTTTGCCAG AGACGTTTTCTGTTCGGAGAATCTACTGAATTGCGACGAGAAAGTTAATTGGAAGGAATGCCTTCTAGAGAGAGACGAGGAAGTATCATACGTGGAAGAATTCCGAAAGGCCTTTGCACCTTTCGACTTTACAGACGACTAA
- the LOC6495260 gene encoding farnesyl pyrophosphate synthase — MFKLARQLLPQQRILASRLQRMISTSDEVNAEPIIKSMDTIGGLPSELVNEQKLKKTSRTLSTLQNHSVPIAARVTVSKDESRDFMAVFPDLVRDITSVTKAYNCNDAAKWFAQVLQYNVPRGKKNRGILTVLTYKNLVPAQDLTPENIKLAQYLGWCVEMLQSFFIISDDVMDNSTTRRGQLCWHKVEGVGLTAINDALMIENAMYAILKKHFSHLDCYVALMELFHEITYITTCGQSLDQLNSNRNVSEFTMENYKAIVENKTAYYTFYLPFAVALHLAGYKDAEAFRQSKTILLEMGNFFQVQDDFLDCFGNPEVTGKIGTDIQDNKCSWLAVVAMQRANAEQKQIMVDCYGKEDPAKVERVKELYKELGLPSTYATFEEESYNMIKTHIQQTSRGVPHQTFLQILNKIYQRDS, encoded by the exons atgtttaaattggCCCGTCAGCTCCTTCCGCAGCAGCGGATTCTGGCTTCGAGGCTCCAGCGCATGATCTCCACCAGCGACGAGGTCAATGCAGAGCCCATTATCAAGTCAATGGATACAATTGGTGGCCTGCCATCGGAGCTGGTTAACGAACAGAAATTGAAGAAAACAAGCAG AACACTATCGACACTTCAAAATCACTCGGTCCCCATCGCAGCCCGCGTCACAGTTTCCAAAGATGAAAGCCGCGACTTTATGGCCGTGTTCCCAG ATCTTGTGCGTGACATCACCAGCGTGACGAAGGCATACAACTGCAACGATGCCGCCAAATGGTTCGCCCAGGTCCTCCAGTACAACGTTCCCAGGGGAAAGAAGAATCGGGGCATTCTCACAGTCCTCACGTACAAGAATTTAGTGCCAGCACAGGATCTGACTCCCGAGAACATAAAGCTAGCCCAGTACCTGGGCTGGTGCGTGGAAATG CTCCAAAGTTTCTTCATTATCTCTGACGATGTGATGGACAATAGCACCACCAGGCGCGGTCAACTGTGCTGGCACAAAGTCGAGGGCGTGGGTCTCACTGCCATTAACGATGCCCTCATGATCGAGAACGCTATGTACGCCATTCTGAAGAAGCATTTCAGCCACCTGGACTGCTATGTGGCGCTGATGGAGCTCTTCCACGAAATCACCTACATTACCACCTGCGGACAGTCCCTGGACCAGCTCAACTCGAACCGCAACGTATCGGAGTTCACCATGGAAAACTATAAAGCTATTGTGGAGAACAAGACTGCCTACTACACATTTTACCTGCCTTTCGCCGTTGCCTTGCACTTGGCTGG GTACAAAGACGCCGAGGCCTTTAGACAATCGAAGACCATTCTCTTGGAAATGGGTAACTTCTTCCAGGTTCAAGACGATTTCCTTGACTGCTTTGGAAATCCAGAAGTCACCGGAAAGATCGGCACAGATATTCAGGACAACAAGTGCTCTTGGCTGGCAGTGGTGGCCATGCAGCGGGCCAACGCAGAACAGAAGCAGATCATGGTAGACTGCTATGGCAAGGAAG ACCCCGCCAAAGTAGAACGAGTAAAGGAACTTTACAAAGAACTAGGACTGCCATCAACCTATGCCACATTCGAGGAAGAATCCTACAACATGATCAAAACTCACATACAACAGACCTCTCGAGGGGTGCCGCATCAAACCTTCCTACAAATTCTGAACAAAATCTATCAACGCGACTCCTAA
- the LOC6495261 gene encoding uncharacterized protein LOC6495261: MSPSQILLISVLLGVTLNTRQVVGQATINCQRPPQLVDPALCCKDGGRDQVADQCAQKILGAGNGQKPAGPPSLETAACLAECILTTSSYIDSSQKLQVENIRSDLSAKFSNDSGFVEAMTMAYSKCEPQSQRRLAVIMQQMQQQQPQQKQRCSPFSAIVLGCTYMEYFKNCPDHRWTQNAECALAKAYVTQCGLGA; this comes from the exons ATGTCGCCTAGCCAGATTCTGTTGATCTCAGTATTGCTCGGAGTAACCCTCAACACCCGACAAGTTGTTGGCCAAGCAACTATTAATTGTCAAAGGCCCCCTCAGCTTGTG GACCCTGCACTTTGCTGTAAAGATGGTGGTCGCGATCAAGTGGCAGATCAATGTGCTCAGAAGATTTTGGGAGCAGGAAACGGTCAAAAGCCTGCAGGTCCTCCCTCTCTGGAAACTGCTGCC TGCCTAGCTGAATGCATCCTAACAACTTCCAGCTACATTGATTCATCTCAAAAGCTCCAAGTGGAAAACATTCGCAGCGATCTCTCCGCCAAGTTCTCCAACGACAGCGGCTTTGTGGAGGCCATGACGATGGCCTATTCCAAATGTGAGCCACAATCCCAGCGCAGGCTGGCCGTGATCATGCAGCagatgcaacagcaacagccgcAGCAAAAGCAGCGATGCAGTCCCTTTTCCGCCATCGTACTTGGTTGCACCTACATGGAATACTTCAAAAATTGTCCGGATCACCGATGGACTCAGAATGCTGAATGTGCTCTGGCCAAAGCCTACGTTACACAATGTGGATTGGGtgcttaa
- the LOC6495264 gene encoding uncharacterized protein LOC6495264 isoform X3, with amino-acid sequence MVDLTDAGSPFQQSIPNLAFYVPAIVVFTLAALFGYKLYKSLTEKELKKQEKLKSKQAKKAKKSN; translated from the exons ATGGTTGACCTCACCGACGCCGGCTCACCTTTCCAGCAGTCCATCCCCAACCTAGCGTTCTATGTGCCGGCTATTGTTGTTTTTACCTTGGCAG CACTCTTCGGCTACAAACTGTACAAGTCCCTGACGGAGAAGGAGCTGAAGAAGCAGGAGAAGCTCAAGAGCAAGCAGGCCAAGAAGGCGAAGAAGTCCAACTAA